From Virgibacillus natechei, the proteins below share one genomic window:
- a CDS encoding response regulator transcription factor, with the protein MIKIVIAEDQRLLRGALGSLLDLEDDLEVIGQAENGEEALDKIFKLNPDICLLDIEMPLLNGLDTAEEIKHRNSSCKVIILTTFARSGYFERAIKLGVNGYLLKDGSTDDLADSIRRIMKGKNEFSPELIFGSLKDKNPLTQREQEVLRLVAEGKSIKETSMQLYLSSGTVRNYMSEIINKLEVNNRIAAISIAEEKGWI; encoded by the coding sequence ATGATTAAAATAGTAATTGCAGAAGATCAGCGATTGTTACGCGGAGCCCTCGGTTCCCTGTTGGATTTGGAAGATGACCTGGAAGTCATTGGGCAAGCAGAAAATGGAGAAGAAGCATTAGATAAAATTTTTAAATTAAATCCAGATATTTGCCTTTTGGACATTGAGATGCCGCTGTTAAATGGTCTCGATACTGCAGAAGAAATCAAACATCGGAATTCTTCTTGTAAGGTGATTATTTTAACTACCTTTGCGAGATCAGGTTACTTTGAACGAGCTATAAAACTAGGAGTTAACGGGTACTTACTAAAAGATGGATCCACTGATGACCTTGCAGACTCTATTCGCAGGATCATGAAAGGGAAAAATGAATTTTCCCCGGAATTAATTTTTGGAAGTTTAAAAGATAAAAACCCTTTGACACAAAGAGAACAAGAAGTGTTGCGTTTAGTAGCAGAAGGAAAATCGATAAAGGAAACCTCTATGCAACTATACCTGTCGTCAGGAACGGTACGTAATTATATGTCAGAAATTATCAATAAACTGGAAGTAAATAATCGAATAGCAGCTATTTCCATTGCAGAAGAAAAAGGATGGATTTGA
- a CDS encoding ribbon-helix-helix domain-containing protein yields the protein MDDKRKVRKQIYLEPDQNKQIKQLSARERKTEAEVIRDAVNNYLTNNEVNKDPLSQLIGMVKDGDRQGSTKHDLDIYLSEKSETHEKE from the coding sequence ATGGACGATAAACGAAAAGTCAGGAAACAAATTTATCTCGAACCTGACCAAAATAAACAAATAAAACAACTATCAGCACGTGAAAGAAAGACGGAAGCCGAGGTCATTAGAGATGCCGTCAATAATTACCTGACAAATAACGAAGTAAATAAAGACCCATTATCTCAACTTATTGGCATGGTAAAAGACGGTGATAGGCAAGGCTCCACAAAACATGATCTTGATATTTATTTAAGTGAGAAGAGTGAAACACATGAAAAGGAATAA
- a CDS encoding SEC-C metal-binding domain-containing protein, with translation MKFAGKETIQANRKERQPVQSPTPKRNDPCPFGSGKKYKKCCGAVTL, from the coding sequence ATGAAATTTGCTGGAAAGGAAACTATACAAGCGAACAGGAAAGAAAGGCAACCTGTCCAGTCGCCAACTCCAAAACGAAATGATCCATGCCCGTTCGGGAGCGGGAAGAAATATAAGAAATGCTGCGGGGCTGTAACACTGTGA
- the rpoD gene encoding RNA polymerase sigma factor RpoD — MTGNNAVQEKDNQREVALEQVKDKLLDLGKKQGALTYEEVARWLSDFELESDQIDEWYEYLDNQGIEVVVNVEEDPESQETAKEVEHDAADLSNLTGMETNDTVRMYLKEIGRTDLLSADEEVHLARRIEEGDHVAKERLTEANLRLVVSLAKHYTGRGLQFLDLIQEGNTGLMKAVEKYDYRKGFKFSTYATWWIRQSITRAIADQSKTIRKPVHMVETINKLTRVQRELLLKLGHEPTPEEIAKEMDLPLEKVYHVLRLTQDTVSLEKPIGEEEGSYLGDFIEDQETPSPSDQATYASLKEQLETILDTLTDREENVLRLRFGLDDDHSRTLEEVGRVFDITRERIRQIESKALRKLRHPSRSKWLKDFLE, encoded by the coding sequence ATGACTGGAAATAACGCCGTTCAAGAAAAGGACAATCAAAGGGAAGTAGCACTTGAACAGGTTAAAGATAAATTGCTTGACTTAGGAAAGAAGCAGGGCGCGCTTACGTACGAAGAAGTGGCCCGCTGGTTATCGGATTTTGAATTGGAATCTGACCAGATAGATGAATGGTATGAGTACCTGGATAATCAAGGTATTGAGGTGGTTGTAAATGTTGAAGAAGACCCTGAATCTCAAGAGACTGCAAAAGAAGTGGAACATGATGCGGCTGATTTAAGTAACCTGACAGGGATGGAAACCAATGACACCGTTCGTATGTATTTGAAAGAAATTGGCAGGACTGATTTATTGTCGGCTGATGAAGAAGTCCATTTAGCCCGTCGGATTGAGGAAGGAGATCACGTAGCTAAAGAGCGGCTGACAGAAGCCAATCTTCGTCTTGTTGTCAGCCTGGCGAAGCATTACACGGGGAGAGGCTTGCAGTTTTTGGATTTAATTCAGGAGGGCAATACAGGGCTCATGAAGGCAGTGGAGAAATATGACTACCGTAAAGGTTTTAAATTCAGTACGTATGCTACTTGGTGGATACGTCAATCAATAACACGGGCTATTGCGGATCAATCAAAAACCATACGTAAACCTGTCCATATGGTGGAAACCATTAATAAATTGACTCGCGTGCAGCGTGAATTGTTGCTAAAGCTTGGTCACGAACCTACTCCTGAAGAGATTGCAAAAGAAATGGATCTTCCACTTGAAAAAGTGTATCACGTTTTAAGGCTTACGCAAGACACTGTTTCACTTGAGAAGCCAATAGGAGAGGAAGAGGGTTCCTATTTAGGTGACTTTATTGAAGATCAAGAAACACCCTCTCCATCTGATCAAGCCACTTATGCATCATTAAAAGAACAATTGGAAACGATATTGGATACACTAACGGATCGGGAAGAGAATGTATTACGACTTCGCTTCGGACTTGATGATGATCATTCGCGTACCCTTGAAGAAGTTGGTCGAGTTTTTGATATAACGCGGGAGAGAATTCGTCAAATCGAATCCAAAGCATTACGCAAACTCCGGCATCCAAGTCGGAGTAAATGGTTGAAGGACTTTTTAGAATAA
- a CDS encoding transposase produces MTKQKRYSKEFKNKVVQYYNDNPGLGYLSLARFFDISSDESVRRWVKEKQSRGDEAFTPIPKNTNTKKKNTKRKTNEISTDRWEDPQESNERIAFLEAENAYLKKLIALRKGDSD; encoded by the coding sequence GTGACTAAACAAAAACGGTATTCCAAAGAATTTAAAAATAAAGTAGTTCAATATTACAATGATAACCCTGGACTCGGTTATCTTAGCCTGGCGAGATTCTTTGATATTTCTTCTGATGAGAGCGTTAGACGTTGGGTGAAAGAAAAGCAATCAAGAGGTGATGAAGCCTTTACACCTATACCTAAAAACACGAATACCAAAAAGAAGAACACAAAAAGAAAAACGAACGAAATCTCTACAGATCGGTGGGAAGATCCGCAGGAAAGCAATGAACGAATTGCTTTCTTAGAAGCGGAGAATGCTTATTTAAAAAAGTTAATTGCCTTAAGGAAGGGGGATTCCGATTAA
- a CDS encoding IS3 family transposase, with translation MEELTSTFSVTGLCIIASVSRSGFYKWRNRQNQSLTRKQKEDEHIKDLIVHFDHLFNHTYGYPRLTEEINDIHFKKVNHKRVYRLQKQLGIQAQIFKKKVRYKHEGYKAQNVLNRDFRAKKPFEKWVTDITYLSTGITRLYLSTILDLCTKEVVSYHVSEHNDNDLVVQTLNKALEKGSVDGTMIHSDQGHQYTSHAYTNLLEENDMVKSMSRKANCWDNAPIESFFGRLKEESMRIHKPKTKQEIRRVIDDYMDLYNHRRRQKKLGGQAPTNYKHTIAA, from the coding sequence ATTGAAGAACTAACATCCACTTTCAGTGTTACAGGCCTTTGTATCATCGCTTCTGTATCAAGAAGTGGTTTTTATAAATGGCGGAACAGGCAAAACCAATCTCTTACGAGGAAACAGAAGGAAGATGAACATATAAAAGATTTAATCGTTCATTTTGATCATTTATTTAATCACACATACGGCTATCCACGATTAACGGAAGAAATAAATGATATTCATTTTAAAAAAGTGAATCATAAACGTGTCTATCGATTACAAAAACAACTAGGCATTCAAGCTCAAATATTTAAGAAAAAGGTACGGTATAAGCATGAAGGATATAAAGCCCAGAATGTATTAAATCGGGATTTCCGAGCGAAGAAGCCATTTGAGAAATGGGTAACGGATATCACATATTTATCAACAGGTATCACACGATTGTATCTTTCAACCATTTTAGACCTTTGTACAAAAGAAGTCGTGAGCTATCATGTCAGTGAACATAATGATAATGACCTTGTGGTCCAAACCCTTAACAAAGCTTTAGAAAAAGGTAGTGTAGATGGAACGATGATTCATAGTGACCAGGGACATCAATATACGTCTCACGCCTACACAAACCTTCTAGAAGAAAACGATATGGTTAAGAGCATGTCACGAAAAGCTAACTGTTGGGATAACGCCCCAATTGAGAGTTTTTTTGGACGTTTGAAGGAAGAATCTATGCGCATACATAAACCAAAAACAAAACAAGAAATACGCCGGGTAATTGATGATTATATGGATCTCTATAATCACCGCCGGCGCCAGAAGAAATTAGGCGGTCAAGCGCCTACCAACTATAAACATACAATAGCAGCTTGA